A section of the Marmota flaviventris isolate mMarFla1 chromosome 19, mMarFla1.hap1, whole genome shotgun sequence genome encodes:
- the Nptx2 gene encoding neuronal pentraxin-2: MWALLVAGVALALVAGAQDSPAPGSRFVCTALPPEAARAGCQLPAMPMQGGALSPEEELRASVLQLRETVVQQKETLGAQREAIRELTGKLARCEGLAGGKARGTATGKDTMGDLPRDPGHVVEQLSRSLQTLKDRLESLELQLRTNVSNAGLPSDFREVLQRRLGELERQLLRKVAELEDEKSLLHNETSAHRQKTESTLNALLQRVAELERGNSAFKSPDAFKVSLPLRTNYLYGKIKKTLPELYAFTICLWLRSSASPGIGTPFSYAVPGQANEIVLIEWGNNPIELLINDKVAQLPLFVSDGKWHHICITWTTRDGMWEAFQDGEKLGTGENLAPWHPIKPGGVLILGQEQDTVGGRFDATQAFVGELSQFNIWDRVLRAQEIVNIANCSTNMPGNIIPWVDNNVDVFGGASKWPVETCEERLLDL; the protein is encoded by the exons ATGTGGGCGCTTCTGGTCGCCGGCGTGGCGCTCGCTTTGGTCGCCGGGGCCCAGGACAGCCCGGCGCCCGGCAGTCGCTTCGTGTGCACGGCGCTACCTCCGGAGGCGGCGCGCGCCGGCTGCCAGCTGCCCGCGATGCCCATGCAGGGCGGCGCGCTGAGCCCCGAAGAGGAGCTGCGGGCCTCTGTGCTGCAGCTGCGTGAGACCGTCGTGCAGCAGAAGGAGACCTTGGGTGCGCAGCGCGAGGCCATTCGTGAGCTCACGGGCAAGCTGGCGCGCTGCGAGGGGCTGGCGGGCGGCAAGGCGCGGGGCACGGCCACGGGCAAGGACACCATGGGCGACCTGCCGAGGGACCCGGGTCACGTCGTGGAACAGCTCAGCCGCTCGCTGCAGACCCTCAAGGACCGCCTGGAGAGCCTCGAG CTCCAGCTCCGCACGAACGTGTCAAATGCTGGGCTGCCTAGCGACTTTCGAGAGGTGCTACAGCGACGGCTGGGGGAGCTGGAGAGGCAGCTGCTGCGCAAGGTGGCAGAGCTCGAGGATGAGAAGTCCCTGCTCCACAATGAGACCTCTGCTCACCGGCAGAAGACCGAGAGCACCCTGAACGCACTGCTGCAGAGGGTGGCCGAGCTGGAACGAG GCAACAGTGCATTTAAGTCACCAGATGCATTCAAAGTCTCCCTTCCTCTCCGGACAAACTACCTGTATGGCAAGATCAAGAAGACACTGCCCGAGCTGTATGCCTTCACCATCTGCCTGTGGCTGCGGTCCAGTGCCTCGCCGGGCATCGGCACCCCGTTCTCCTACGCTGTGCCCGGGCAGGCCAATGAGATCGTGCTGATCGAGTGGGGTAACAACCCCATCGAGCTGCTCATCAATGACAAG GTTGCACAGCTGCCCTTATTTGTCAGCGACGGCAAGTGGCACCACATATGTATCACCTGGACGACACGGGATGGCATGTGGGAAGCTTTCCAGGATGGAGAGAAGCTTGGCACTGGGGAGAACCTGGCCCCCTGGCACCCTATCAAGCCAGGAGGTGTGCTGATCCTTGGGCAGGAGCAG GACACTGTGGGGGGCAGGTTCGATGCCACGCAGGCATTCGTGGGAGAGCTCAGCCAGTTCAACATATGGGACCGCGTTCTTCGCGCACAAGAAATCGTCAACATCGCCAACTGCTCCACGAACATGCCAGGCAACATCATCCCCTGGGTGGACAACAACGTCGATGTGTTTGGAGGAGCTTCCAAGTGGCCCGTGGAGACCTGTGAGGAGCGCCTCCTGGACTTGTAG